Proteins encoded in a region of the Carassius auratus strain Wakin chromosome 21, ASM336829v1, whole genome shotgun sequence genome:
- the sumf2 gene encoding inactive C-alpha-formylglycine-generating enzyme 2 — protein MISWETSHLVLLCIMSSCTAVDEMMVYIPGGKMMMGTSAADGRDGESPTRAVTLQPFKIDKYPVTNSDFREFVRQQKYKTEAEKFGWSFVFQDFVSDELKSKVTQKIESAPWWLPVEKVFWRQPAGPGSGIKDRLESPVVQVSWNDAQTFCQWKKKRLPSEEEWEMAARGGLEDRTYPWGNKFLLNRTNLWQGPFPDRDAAEDGYHGVAPVTAYPPQNNYGLYDMLGNVWEWTSSRFPGAQTMYVLRGASWIDTADGSANHRARVTTRMGNTPDSASDNLGFRCAMSSNAKQKRTEL, from the exons atgATCTCTTGGGAAACCTCACACCTCGTATTATTGTGCATCATGTCTTCTTGTACAGCAG TTGATGAGATGATGGTGTATATTCCTGGTGGAAAAATGATGATGGGAACCAGTGCTGCTGATGGGAGAGATGGGGAATCACCAACACGCGCTGTGACTCTCCAGCCGTTTAAGATAGACAAGTATCCTGTCACTAACTCTGACTTTAG GGAATTTGTCAGACAGCAGAAATATAAAACAGAAGCTGAAAAGTTCGGTTGGAGTTTTGTGTTCCAGGATTTTGTgtcagatgaactgaaaagtaaGGTCACTCAGAAAATTGAG TCGGCTCCTTGGTGGTTACCAGTGGAGAAAGTGTTCTGGAGACAG CCGGCAGGACCAGGATCTGGCATCAAGGACAGACTGGAGTCCCCTGTGGTGCAGGTCAGCTGGAACGATGCCCAAACCTTCTGCCAGTGGAAGAAGAAAAGGCTGCCATCTGAGGAAGAGTGGGAAATGGCTGCACGTGGAGGTTTAGAAG ACAGGACCTACCCATGGGGAAACAAGTTCTTGCTGAACCGGACTAACCTGTGGCAG GGCCCATTTCCAGATAGGGACGCCGCAGAAGATGGTTATCATGGTGTAGCTCCTGTGACTGCCTATCCTCCGCAGAATAACTATG GACTGTATGACATGCTGGGTAATGTCTGGGAGTGGACCTCCTCACGATTTCCTGGTGCTCAGACCATGTATGTCCTGCGCGGAGCATCCTGGATCGACACAGCCGATGGCTCGGCCAATCACAGAGCTCGTGTCACCACTAG GATGGGAAACACACCAGATTCGGCCTCTGATAACCTGGGCTTCCGCTGTGCTATGAGCTCAaatgcaaaacagaaaagaaCTGAGCTGTAA